In Clostridium omnivorum, the DNA window TGTATTTTACTTTTTTAATAGAGTTATATGGAAATCTGCTTGTTCGTTTGGATAATTCGATTAACTTCTTATATGTTAGATGTATGTCTTTTGCTCATAAACTTGTTCATACAGAAATGAGCATAAGAAGATTACCAGTAATGCAGCAAAAAGAAGTAGAAGCAATTATTAATGCAAGTAAAATTTTGAAAGCTATGACAGATGCTCAGATAACATCACTAGAAAATGCAGATAAAGTAAATAATTATAGTAAGGATATGAAACAACAGTATACAGAGTTGAATAAGGTTTACGAAGTTGCTTAAGGGGGTAATAGAAATGGATGATGAGAGAAAAAAAGCTATAGAACAGTTAAGAAATGCATCTCCGCTTGAGGCAACAAAAATTCTGCAACAAATGGAACTGTATGATGCAAAGTCATCACAGGAAATAATAGATGAAGTTTATGAACAGTTTGCTTCTGGTGATAATATGAAGGACGAAATATTAAAGCCAGTTTTTTTGTCAATAATAGATGGACTTTTAGAGGCAACTGCTGGTGGTCGCGCAGCCAGAAAAAAAGGTCTTAATGCATCAAGAGTTTTGCAGGAATGTGAATCATTCAGCTATGATGCTGAACAGCAAAATGGTACAAAAATCGATGCATATACTGAGTATAAAAATGCGCGTGAAAATGATGACACTAATTCTCACATGACTCAGGAGTATAATGGAGAAAATCGTAGTAAGCTATATGAAGATAAAAATGCGATGGAAAATTACAAGCAAGAAAGAGTTGTAGGTGAAAAAACACTTATCGACGAGTATACAGGAAAAAGAAATCTGTATTTAAAACAAGATAACCCTAATCAGCATTATAATGATGAAACGCATAGAAAACAGGCACAGCCTGATCATATTGTACCATTAAAACAAGTGCATGATAAGTTTAAAAGCAACTATGCACTTGATGATTCTGATATAAAAAGAATAGCCAATATTGATGACAATTTTGCGGTTACATCTGCAGAAATAAATCAAGTTAAAAAGGAACTGTCAAACTCCGAGTACATAGAGTGGATGGATGAACATGAACAGTCTGTTGCTGAGCAGACTAAGGAAAATATGCTGTCGCTCCAGAAAAGTGCAGAAAAAGCTGTTGATGATAAGGCAAATGAGATTGTTCTAAAAAATTTGTTTGGAAAAGGCGAGGTTAATAAAGAGACCTATAGGGAGTTGGTTGAGAAATTCAAAGAAGGAAATGGTTCTATAAGTAAAGAACAGAGACAAGCCATTGAAGAACAGCTTAAGAAGGAAAAAGTAAGTGAAATTAGAGGTACTGCGTTAAATAATGCTGCAGGCCAGGCAAAGGATTATGCGGTTGGAAATTTGATTTTGTTTATTATAAAGCCTGTATATTATGAAATATGTGATATGTTAAAAAATGGAATACAGCAAGGCGTTGGTGCAAGTTCTACAACCGAAGCATTGAAAATAAGGTTTGATCGTGTAAAAACCCATGTGTTAACTCATGCGAAGGCCTTTCTTGGTGATAATATGTGGGATTTTGTAAAAGGCTTTGTGTCATCTCTTATCGAAGGAATTATTAGTTTATTTGTAGGTATGTTTAAGCAAATTCTAAAGATTATCAAAGAGGGTATAAAAATATTTGTTCAATCTGCAAAGATTCTTTTCGGTAAAGATTCATGCCAAATGACACCAACTGAAAAAGGTGACGCAATTATTAAACTTATTGGTGGCAGTGTTATTGCTATTTCTGGTATTGCCATTGAGTCGATATTAAATAAAATTGGTATTGGTGATCCTTGGTCTGTTGTATTGTCTACAATGTTCTCAGGAATTGCCTCTGCATTATTCATGTATGTATTAGACGAGGCTGATTTGTTTAGTACTAAAGCAGAAAAACGTAGAGATCGGATTATTGAAATTTTTAATGAGAGAATTAAGGATATCAATGAAGCTGCTAATACTTGTAATATAGTGGCAATTGAGACATTCAAAAGACAACAGGAAGAATTTGAAACTATTAATGATCAAATTAATAGCGGGCTTCATGAAAATAATATTATTGTAATAAATGAAGGTCTGTATAA includes these proteins:
- a CDS encoding DNA repair protein, whose protein sequence is MDDERKKAIEQLRNASPLEATKILQQMELYDAKSSQEIIDEVYEQFASGDNMKDEILKPVFLSIIDGLLEATAGGRAARKKGLNASRVLQECESFSYDAEQQNGTKIDAYTEYKNARENDDTNSHMTQEYNGENRSKLYEDKNAMENYKQERVVGEKTLIDEYTGKRNLYLKQDNPNQHYNDETHRKQAQPDHIVPLKQVHDKFKSNYALDDSDIKRIANIDDNFAVTSAEINQVKKELSNSEYIEWMDEHEQSVAEQTKENMLSLQKSAEKAVDDKANEIVLKNLFGKGEVNKETYRELVEKFKEGNGSISKEQRQAIEEQLKKEKVSEIRGTALNNAAGQAKDYAVGNLILFIIKPVYYEICDMLKNGIQQGVGASSTTEALKIRFDRVKTHVLTHAKAFLGDNMWDFVKGFVSSLIEGIISLFVGMFKQILKIIKEGIKIFVQSAKILFGKDSCQMTPTEKGDAIIKLIGGSVIAISGIAIESILNKIGIGDPWSVVLSTMFSGIASALFMYVLDEADLFSTKAEKRRDRIIEIFNERIKDINEAANTCNIVAIETFKRQQEEFETINDQINSGLHENNIIVINEGLYKMAKFMKVDLPYSSTEEFCDYMDSEDTILL